A portion of the Bubalus kerabau isolate K-KA32 ecotype Philippines breed swamp buffalo chromosome 1, PCC_UOA_SB_1v2, whole genome shotgun sequence genome contains these proteins:
- the YIPF2 gene encoding protein YIPF2 isoform X3: MAAADELAFHEFEEATNLLAQTPNETTTRSDQLSPKGHVAVAMDSGGSYGAEDEVEESDKTVVLDRIKGSLLPRPGHNFVRHHLRNRPDLYGPFWICATLAFVLAITGNLTLVLAQRRDPSIHYSPQFHKVTVASITIYCYAWLVPLALWGFLRWRKGVRERMGLYTFLETVCIYGYSLFVFIPTVVLWLIPVPWLQWLFGALALALSATGLVFTLWPVVREDTRWAAGVLLSVVVLLHALLAMGCKFYFFQPLPPEPMASPHQAASQPPATMLPPTLPRSVAA; this comes from the exons ATGGCAGCGGCTGACGAGCTGGCCTTCCACG AGTTCGAGGAAGCTACTAATCTGCTGGCCCAGACCCCGAATGAGACCACCACCAGAAGTGATCAGCTGAGCCCTAAGGGGCATGTGGCTGTGGCAATGGACTCAGGCGGCAGTTATGGAGCTGAGGATGAGGTAGAGGAGAGCGACAAGACCGTG GTCCTGGACCGGATCAAAGGCTCGCTGCTGCCCCGACCCGGCCACAACTTTGTACGGCACCACCTGCGGAATCGGCCAGACCTGTATG GCCCCTTCTGGATCTGTGCCACGCTGGCCTTTGTCTTGGCCATCACTGGCAACCTGACCCTGGTGCTGGCCCAGAGGAGGGACCCATCCATCCACTACAGCCCCCAGTTCCACAAAG TGACCGTGGCCAGCATCACCATCTACTGCTACGCGTGGCTGGTGCCGCTGGCACTGTGGGGCTTCCTGCGGTGGCGCAAGGGTGTCCGGGAGCGCATGGGGCTTTACACCTTCCTGGAGACCGTGTGCATCTACGGCTACTCCCTCTTTGTCTTCATTCCCACTGTG GTCCTGTGGCTCATCCCTGTCCCGTGGCTGCAGTGGCTCTTCGGGGCCCTGGCCCTAGCCCTGTCAGCCACTGGCCTGGTGTTTACCCTCTGGCCCGTTGTCCGTGAGGACACCCGGTGGGCAGCTGGGGTGCTGCTGTCTGTGGTGGTGCTACTCCACGCCCTCCTGGCCATGGGCTGCAAG ttttatttcttccagcCGCTGCCTCCAGAGCCCATGGCATCTCCCCACCAAGCCGCCTCTCAGCCTCCAGCCACAATGTTGCCACCCACCCTGCCAAGGTCTGTGGCAGCCTAG
- the TIMM29 gene encoding mitochondrial import inner membrane translocase subunit Tim29, whose amino-acid sequence MAAAALKRFWSRSRREARDAAAAKPGVWARLGAWARSLLQDYAEACKDAAAAARARPGKAAVYLGLLGGAAACWSLAPSEAAFEEALLDASGTLLLLAPATRNRDSEAFVQRLLWLRGRGCLRHVSLGLFSLVYEAPFDAQASLYQARCRYLQPRWTDFPDRILDVGFVGRWWVLGARMRDCDINDDEFLHLPAHLRVVGPHQLHSEANERLFDEKYKPVVLTDDQVDQALWEDQVLQKEKKDQLALSQADSLLPSEAAR is encoded by the exons ATGGCGGCTGCCGCTCTGAAGAGATTTTGGTCCCGAAGCCGTAGAGAGGCGCGTGACGCTGCAGCCGCAAAGCCCGGCGTGTGGGCGCGGTTGG GCGCTTGGGCCCGCTCGCTGCTCCAAGATTATGCCGAGGCCTGCAAggacgcggcggcggcggcgcgggcccGGCCCGGGAAGGCGGCCGTGTACTTGGGGCTGCTGGGTGGCGCGGCGGCCTGTTGGTCCCTGGCACCCAGCGAGGCAGCCTTCGAGGAGGCGCTGCTCGACGCGTCGGGGACCCTCCTGCTGCTGGCGCCCGCCACTCGCAACCGCGACTCGGAGGCGTTCGTGCAGCGACTGCTCTGGCTGCGTGGTCGCGGCTGTCTGCGCCACGTGAGCCTGGGCCTCTTCTCGCTGGTGTACGAGGCGCCCTTCGATGCCCAAGCCAGCCTCTACCAGGCTCGCTGTCGGTACCTGCAGCCCCGCTGGACCGACTTCCCGGACCGGATTCTGGATGTGGGCTTCGTGGGCCGCTGGTGGGTGCTGGGGGCCCGGATGCGCGATTGCGACATCAACGACGACGAGTTTCTGCACCTGCCGGCTCACCTGCGCGTCGTCGGGCCCCACCAGCTGCACTCGGAGGCCAATGAGCGGCTCTTCGACGAGAAATACAAGCCTGTGGTGCTCACCGACGACCAGGTGGACCAGGCGCTGTGGGAGGACCAGGTtttgcagaaggagaagaaggaccAGCTCGCCCTGAGCCAGGCTGACTCTCTGCTGCCGTCGGAGGCCGCGAGATGA
- the LOC129624109 gene encoding GTPase HRas-like, which translates to MRKSALTIQLIENHPMEDNSTMEEGWLSLSSYWKQVVTDGETYLLDTAGQESQHHGDQYMSTREGFPLGVCINNTESFKGIHQPWEQIKWVKDSDGIPVVLVGTRQLLDLWLQLRDPLEPTSISLTQQPLKLAPQGPSQP; encoded by the exons ATGAGGAAGAGTGCCCTGACCATCCAGCTCATCGAGAACCACCCCATGGAGGACAACTCCACCATGGAG GAAGGTTGGCTGTCTCTAAGTTCCTACTGGAAGCAAGTGGTCACCGATGGGGAGACCTACCTACTGGACACAGCAGGCCAGGAGAGTCAGCATCATGGAGACCAGTACATGAGTACCAGGGAGGGCTTTCCTCTGGGTGTTTGCATCAACAATACCGAGTCCTTCAAGGGCATCCACCAGCCCTG GGAGCAGATCAAGTGGGTGAAGGACTCAGATGGCATACCTGTGGTGCTAGTGGGAACGA GGCAGCTGCTCGACCTCTGGCTCCAGCTAAGGGACCCCCTGGAACCCACTTCGATTTCCCTGACCCAGCAGCCCCTCAAGCT AGCGCCCCAAGGTCCCAGTCAGCCCTGA
- the YIPF2 gene encoding protein YIPF2 isoform X2, with amino-acid sequence MAAADELAFHEFEEATNLLAQTPNETTTRSDQLSPKGHVAVAMDSGGSYGAEDEVEESDKTVLLQEEKQQPGFWTFGYYQSFFDVDTSQVLDRIKGSLLPRPGHNFVRHHLRNRPDLYGPFWICATLAFVLAITGNLTLVLAQRRDPSIHYSPQFHKVTVASITIYCYAWLVPLALWGFLRWRKGVRERMGLYTFLETVCIYGYSLFVFIPTVVLWLIPVPWLQWLFGALALALSATGLVFTLWPVVREDTRWAAGVLLSVVVLLHALLAMGCKPLPPEPMASPHQAASQPPATMLPPTLPRSVAA; translated from the exons ATGGCAGCGGCTGACGAGCTGGCCTTCCACG AGTTCGAGGAAGCTACTAATCTGCTGGCCCAGACCCCGAATGAGACCACCACCAGAAGTGATCAGCTGAGCCCTAAGGGGCATGTGGCTGTGGCAATGGACTCAGGCGGCAGTTATGGAGCTGAGGATGAGGTAGAGGAGAGCGACAAGACCGTG CTCCTacaggaggagaagcagcagcCTGGTTTCTGGACCTTTGGCTACTATCAGAGCTTCTTCGACGTGGACACCTCACAG GTCCTGGACCGGATCAAAGGCTCGCTGCTGCCCCGACCCGGCCACAACTTTGTACGGCACCACCTGCGGAATCGGCCAGACCTGTATG GCCCCTTCTGGATCTGTGCCACGCTGGCCTTTGTCTTGGCCATCACTGGCAACCTGACCCTGGTGCTGGCCCAGAGGAGGGACCCATCCATCCACTACAGCCCCCAGTTCCACAAAG TGACCGTGGCCAGCATCACCATCTACTGCTACGCGTGGCTGGTGCCGCTGGCACTGTGGGGCTTCCTGCGGTGGCGCAAGGGTGTCCGGGAGCGCATGGGGCTTTACACCTTCCTGGAGACCGTGTGCATCTACGGCTACTCCCTCTTTGTCTTCATTCCCACTGTG GTCCTGTGGCTCATCCCTGTCCCGTGGCTGCAGTGGCTCTTCGGGGCCCTGGCCCTAGCCCTGTCAGCCACTGGCCTGGTGTTTACCCTCTGGCCCGTTGTCCGTGAGGACACCCGGTGGGCAGCTGGGGTGCTGCTGTCTGTGGTGGTGCTACTCCACGCCCTCCTGGCCATGGGCTGCAAG cCGCTGCCTCCAGAGCCCATGGCATCTCCCCACCAAGCCGCCTCTCAGCCTCCAGCCACAATGTTGCCACCCACCCTGCCAAGGTCTGTGGCAGCCTAG
- the YIPF2 gene encoding protein YIPF2 isoform X1, which translates to MAAADELAFHEFEEATNLLAQTPNETTTRSDQLSPKGHVAVAMDSGGSYGAEDEVEESDKTVLLQEEKQQPGFWTFGYYQSFFDVDTSQVLDRIKGSLLPRPGHNFVRHHLRNRPDLYGPFWICATLAFVLAITGNLTLVLAQRRDPSIHYSPQFHKVTVASITIYCYAWLVPLALWGFLRWRKGVRERMGLYTFLETVCIYGYSLFVFIPTVVLWLIPVPWLQWLFGALALALSATGLVFTLWPVVREDTRWAAGVLLSVVVLLHALLAMGCKFYFFQPLPPEPMASPHQAASQPPATMLPPTLPRSVAA; encoded by the exons ATGGCAGCGGCTGACGAGCTGGCCTTCCACG AGTTCGAGGAAGCTACTAATCTGCTGGCCCAGACCCCGAATGAGACCACCACCAGAAGTGATCAGCTGAGCCCTAAGGGGCATGTGGCTGTGGCAATGGACTCAGGCGGCAGTTATGGAGCTGAGGATGAGGTAGAGGAGAGCGACAAGACCGTG CTCCTacaggaggagaagcagcagcCTGGTTTCTGGACCTTTGGCTACTATCAGAGCTTCTTCGACGTGGACACCTCACAG GTCCTGGACCGGATCAAAGGCTCGCTGCTGCCCCGACCCGGCCACAACTTTGTACGGCACCACCTGCGGAATCGGCCAGACCTGTATG GCCCCTTCTGGATCTGTGCCACGCTGGCCTTTGTCTTGGCCATCACTGGCAACCTGACCCTGGTGCTGGCCCAGAGGAGGGACCCATCCATCCACTACAGCCCCCAGTTCCACAAAG TGACCGTGGCCAGCATCACCATCTACTGCTACGCGTGGCTGGTGCCGCTGGCACTGTGGGGCTTCCTGCGGTGGCGCAAGGGTGTCCGGGAGCGCATGGGGCTTTACACCTTCCTGGAGACCGTGTGCATCTACGGCTACTCCCTCTTTGTCTTCATTCCCACTGTG GTCCTGTGGCTCATCCCTGTCCCGTGGCTGCAGTGGCTCTTCGGGGCCCTGGCCCTAGCCCTGTCAGCCACTGGCCTGGTGTTTACCCTCTGGCCCGTTGTCCGTGAGGACACCCGGTGGGCAGCTGGGGTGCTGCTGTCTGTGGTGGTGCTACTCCACGCCCTCCTGGCCATGGGCTGCAAG ttttatttcttccagcCGCTGCCTCCAGAGCCCATGGCATCTCCCCACCAAGCCGCCTCTCAGCCTCCAGCCACAATGTTGCCACCCACCCTGCCAAGGTCTGTGGCAGCCTAG